In Carya illinoinensis cultivar Pawnee chromosome 9, C.illinoinensisPawnee_v1, whole genome shotgun sequence, the following are encoded in one genomic region:
- the LOC122275229 gene encoding heat stress transcription factor B-3-like, translating to MVEGGCEKGLLEYGRKSSPPPFLLKTYMLVEDPATDEMISWNAEGTAFVVWQPAEFSRDLLPTLFKHSNFSSFVRQLNTYGFRKTVTNRWEFCNDMFRKGEKELLCKIRRRKAWANKPQAAALTAPNQSSAATQDLHQFDEDQRSSSTSSSSGFGTLVDENKRLKKANVDLNSELISMKKKCKELLDLVAKYTHSEKEDDDQLEDERPKLFGVRLEVHGEREIMKRKRAEISESASILLSQPCK from the exons ATGGTGGAGGGTGGGTGTGAAAAGGGTTTGTTAGAATATGGAAGGAAGTCAAGCCCACCACCTTTCTTGCTGAAGACATACATGCTGGTGGAGGATCCGGCGACAGATGAAATGATATCGTGGAACGCGGAGGGGACGGCGTTTGTTGTGTGGCAGCCGGCCGAGTTTTCCCGTGATCTCCTCCCTACACTTTTCAAGCATAGCAACTTCTCTAGCTTTGTCCGCCAGCTCAATACCTAT gGTTTCCGGAAAACTGTGACGAACCGGTGGGAGTTTTGCAACGACATGTTTCgaaagggtgagaaagagtTACTGTGTAAAATCCGTCGAAGAAAAGCATGGGCCAACAAGCCACAAGCAGCTGCACTGACAGCACCGAACCAATCATCCGCAGCAACCCAAGATCTGcatcagtttgatgaagatCAAAGATCGTCGTCAACTTCATCGTCGTCTGGTTTCGGTACTCTGGTTGATGAAAACAAACGTCTCAAGAAAGCGAACGTGGACTTGAATTCCGAGCTTATAAGCATGAAAAAGAAGTGCAAGGAGCTTCTTGATTTGGTGGCAAAGTATACGCATTCAGAGAAGGAAGATGATGACCAGCTGGAAGATGAGAGACCCAAGTTGTTTGGAGTGAGACTGGAAGTTCATGGAGAGAGGGAGATCATGAAGAGAAAGAGGGCAGAGATTAGTGAAAGCGCAAGCATTCTACTTTCTCAACCATGCAAATAA
- the LOC122277215 gene encoding NADPH-dependent thioredoxin reductase 3-like: MSSTLSPTTLSNALPPFTPHKNSLILLNTWSTRRRPRLHSAATRPPLLKVTASSTDLQTSPVENVVIIGSGPAGYTAAIYAARANLKPVVFEGYQAGGVPGGQLMTTTEVENFPGFPDGISGPDLMDRMRRQAERWGAELFQEDVETIDVKSSPFTVQSSERKVKCHSIIFATGATAKRLRLPREEEFWSRGISACAICDGASPLFKGQVLAVVGGGDTATEEALYLTKYARHVHLLVRRDHLKASKAMQDRVYNSPNITVHFNTETVDVVSNTKGQMSGISVRKVDTGEESVLEAKGLFYGIGHLPNSQLLEGQIELDGSGYVVVEEGTAKTSIEGVFAAGDVQDHEWRQAITAAGSGCIAALSVERYLVSNNLLVEFHQPQAEEVKKELTDRDVREGFDISLTKHKGQYALRKLYHESPRLICVLYTSPTCGPCRTLKPILSKVIDDFDQNVHFVEIDIEEDPEIAEAAGIMGTPCVQFFKNKEMLRTVSGVKMKSEYREFIEANK, translated from the exons ATGTCCTCCACACTCTCTCCCACCACTCTCTCCAATGCTCTTCCTCCTTTTACTCCACACAAGAACAGCCTAATTCTCCTAAACACTTGGTCCACTCGCCGACGACCTCGTTTGCACTCCGCCGCTACTCGCCCTCCCCTTCTCAAAGTTACGGCCTCCTCCACTGACCTCCAAACCTCTCCAG TCGAGAATGTGGTTATCATAGGTTCAGGTCCTGCTGGATACACAGCAGCAATATATGCAGCTCGTGCCAATTTGAAGCCCGTAGTGTTTGAGGGATATCAAGCAGGCGGTGTTCCTGGAGGACAGTTGATGACTACCACTGAAGTGGAGAATTTCCCTGGATTTCCTGATGGAATAAGTGGTCCAGATTTGATGGACAG GATGCGACGGCAAGCAGAACGTTGGGGAGCAGAATTGTTTCAAGAAGATGTGGAAACTATTGATGTAAAAAGTAGTCCTTTTACAGTGCAAAGCAGTGAACGTAAG GTTAAGTGCCACAGTATTATTTTTGCAACAGGAGCTACTGCAAAAAGGCTCAGGTTACCTCGTGAAGAAGAATTTTGGAGTAGGGGAATTAGTGCTTGTGCTATTTGTGATGGAGCATCACCATTGTTTAAAGGGCAAGTTCTTGCTGTTGTTGGAGGGGGTGACACGGCTACTGAGGAAGCATTGTACTTAACTAAATATGCCCGTCATGTTCACTTGCTTGTACGTAGAGACCATCTGAAGGCTTCCAAAGCAATGCAAGATAG AGTGTACAACAGTCCAAATATCACCGTGCACTTCAATACAGAGACTGTGGACGTTGTTAGCAATACAAAAGGCCAGATGTCTGGAATTTCAGTTCGAAAAGTGGATACTGGGGAGGAATCTGTGCTTGAGGCAAAAGGATTATTTTATGGTATAGGCCATTTACCAAATAGCCAGTTATTGGAAGGCCAAATTGAGCTTGACGGCTCTGGCTATGTGGTAGTTGAAGAGGGGACTGCAAAAACTTCCATTGAAGGTGTTTTTGCCGCTGGGGATGTGCAG GACCATGAATGGAGGCAAGCCATAACTGCTGCTGGATCTGGATGCATTGCTGCTTTATCAGTCGAGAGATATCTTGTGAGCAATAATCTTTTGGTTGAGTTTCACCAG CCCCAAGCTGAAGAGGTCAAGAAGGAACTCACAGACAGGGATGTTCGAGAAGGTTTTGACATTTCACTTACAAAGCATAAGGGCCAG TATGCATTACGAAAATTGTACCATGAAAGTCCAAGGCTTATATGTGTACTATATACATCGCCAACCTGTGGTCCATGTCGGACTTTGAAGCCTATTCTTAGCAAG GTAATAGATGACTTCGATCAGAATGTACATTTTGTTGAAATCGATATTGAGGAAGATCCAGAAATAGCAGAAGCAGCTGGAATTATGGGTACACCATGTGTTcagtttttcaaaaataagGAGATGCTCAG GACCGTGTCGGGCGTGAAAATGAAGAGCGAGTACCGAGAGTTCATTGAAGCAAATAAATAA
- the LOC122275301 gene encoding protein MIZU-KUSSEI 1 has translation MKHQEFTLQRTTSTARSTRRILPSNHTRSSSSFPPEADEISDNLLIAKQYSPISLHRDRDQNPPTGKPQYTKKLSSLLRSLLSLLSFPPILPTCKWLSIPSQLSLNPSIGRKVTGTLFGLRRGHVSFAVQLDPRSEPLLLLELAMSTSSLVKEMSSGLVRIALECEKVSPANQPGRFRKLFQEPTWTMYCNGRKCGYAVSRACGEFDWHVLGTVQSVSVGAGVIPVVDDGKKSGGSEGEMLYMRARFERVVGSRDSEAFYMMNPDGNGGPELSIFLLRI, from the coding sequence ATGAAACACCAAGAATTCACCCTCCAAAGAACCACCAGCACCGCCAGAAGCACCAGAAGGATCCTCCCATCCAACCATACTCGTTCTTCGTCATCTTTCCCGCCCGAAGCCGACGAAATCTCCGACAACCTCCTGATCGCAAAACAATACTCCCCCATCTCACTTCACCGGGACCGGGACCAAAACCCTCCCACCGGCAAACCTCAGTACACCAAAAAGCTATCCTCCCTCCTCCGCTCCCTCCTCAGCCTCCTCTCCTTCCCCCCCATCCTCCCTACCTGCAAATGGCTCTCAATACCTTCTCAACTCTCCCTTAACCCTTCTATCGGCCGCAAAGTCACCGGCACCCTCTTCGGTCTCCGCCGCGGCCACGTCAGCTTCGCCGTCCAGCTCGATCCCCGCTCCGAACCCCTTCTACTCCTCGAGCTCGCCATGTCAACTTCATCCTTAGTCAAAGAGATGTCCTCCGGTCTAGTTCGCATCGCGCTCGAGTGCGAGAAGGTTAGCCCAGCTAATCAACCCGGTCGGTTCAGGAAGCTGTTCCAGGAACCGACGTGGACCATGTATTGCAATGGCAGGAAGTGCGGGTACGCGGTATCGCGCGCGTGCGGGGAGTTTGACTGGCACGTCCTGGGTACGGTGCAGAGCGTTTCGGTCGGTGCCGGAGTGATTCCTGTGGTGGATGACGGGAAAAAAAGTGGTGGCTCGGAAGGGGAGATGCTGTATATGCGAGCGAGATTTGAGCGAGTAGTCGGAAGTCGCGATTCCGAGGCGTTTTACATGATGAATCCGGACGGTAATGGAGGGCCTGAACTTAGTATTTTTCTTCTCAGAATATGA
- the LOC122275597 gene encoding agamous-like MADS-box protein AGL18 isoform X1, producing MGRGKIEIKKIENLNSRQVTFSKRRSGLLKKAKELSVLCDAEVAVIIFSSTGKLYEFSSNSMEHILSRYSRSLEVDYPEHPSREHAAEQVQDDMNAVKDELAKLRLGYMRMLGKELDGLNFNELQDLEDQLSEGVLSVKDKKEEVLLEQLKKSRLQEQKAMLENEALRKQLEEKRRSISKSVFLEFKPEDRMFSQAGSKAVSTSSEENEHSETCLQLGLSADTRRKRKAQKIKHMCNDSGSQVASE from the exons atGGGTAGAGGGAAAATTGAGATCAAGAAGATAGAGAATCTGAACAGCCGACAGGTTACGTTTTCGAAACGTCGAAGTGGGTTGCTCAAGAAAGCCAAGGAACTCTCGGTTCTTTGTGACGCAGAGGTTGCAGTCATTATTTTCTCTAGCACAGGAAAACTCTATGAATTTTCCAGCAACAG CATGGAACACATTCTTTCAAGATACAGCAGGAGTCTGGAAGTAGATTATCCAGAACATCCTTCGCGTGAGCATGCGGCAGAG CAGGTACAAGATGACATGAATGCAGTTAAGGACGAATTAGCGAAGTTGCGTTTGGGATATat GCGGATGTTGGGAAAGGAGCTGGATGGCTTAAACTTCAATGAGCTCCAGGACCTAGAGGACCAGTTGAGTGAAGGGGTATTATCGGTGAAGGACAAGAAG GAGGAAGTACTTCTGGAGCAACTTAAGAAGTCTAGATTACAG GAGCAAAAGGCCATGCTGGAGAATGAGGCCCTGCGCAAACAG CTTGAGGAAAAACGAAGAAGCATCTCCAAGTCAGTTTTCCTTGAATTCAAGCCTGAGGATAGGATGTTTTCCCAAGCAGGTTCAAAAGCTGTTTCTACCTCATCTGAGGAAAATGAGCATTCAGAGACTTGTTTGCAATTGGG ATTGTCAGCAGATACTCGTCgcaagagaaaagcacaaaagATCAAACACATGTGCAATGATTCAGGGAGTCAAGTGGCCTCGGAGTGA
- the LOC122275597 gene encoding agamous-like MADS-box protein AGL18 isoform X2 — protein sequence MGRGKIEIKKIENLNSRQVTFSKRRSGLLKKAKELSVLCDAEVAVIIFSSTGKLYEFSSNSMEHILSRYSRSLEVDYPEHPSREHAAEVQDDMNAVKDELAKLRLGYMRMLGKELDGLNFNELQDLEDQLSEGVLSVKDKKEEVLLEQLKKSRLQEQKAMLENEALRKQLEEKRRSISKSVFLEFKPEDRMFSQAGSKAVSTSSEENEHSETCLQLGLSADTRRKRKAQKIKHMCNDSGSQVASE from the exons atGGGTAGAGGGAAAATTGAGATCAAGAAGATAGAGAATCTGAACAGCCGACAGGTTACGTTTTCGAAACGTCGAAGTGGGTTGCTCAAGAAAGCCAAGGAACTCTCGGTTCTTTGTGACGCAGAGGTTGCAGTCATTATTTTCTCTAGCACAGGAAAACTCTATGAATTTTCCAGCAACAG CATGGAACACATTCTTTCAAGATACAGCAGGAGTCTGGAAGTAGATTATCCAGAACATCCTTCGCGTGAGCATGCGGCAGAG GTACAAGATGACATGAATGCAGTTAAGGACGAATTAGCGAAGTTGCGTTTGGGATATat GCGGATGTTGGGAAAGGAGCTGGATGGCTTAAACTTCAATGAGCTCCAGGACCTAGAGGACCAGTTGAGTGAAGGGGTATTATCGGTGAAGGACAAGAAG GAGGAAGTACTTCTGGAGCAACTTAAGAAGTCTAGATTACAG GAGCAAAAGGCCATGCTGGAGAATGAGGCCCTGCGCAAACAG CTTGAGGAAAAACGAAGAAGCATCTCCAAGTCAGTTTTCCTTGAATTCAAGCCTGAGGATAGGATGTTTTCCCAAGCAGGTTCAAAAGCTGTTTCTACCTCATCTGAGGAAAATGAGCATTCAGAGACTTGTTTGCAATTGGG ATTGTCAGCAGATACTCGTCgcaagagaaaagcacaaaagATCAAACACATGTGCAATGATTCAGGGAGTCAAGTGGCCTCGGAGTGA
- the LOC122276191 gene encoding kinesin-like protein KIN-14L, whose product MEDCSRTHQLHDLNLASRKAEEAAWRRYQAVSWLQSLVGPLGISNQPSERTFISFLRNGLVLCNAINKINPGSVPKVVENQSHLQSVTWESQPLPAYQYFENVRNFLVAVEELKLPAFEASDLERDALEAGSVSKVVDCILALKSYHEWKQMGSGNGSYRSAKSPLVKHSASRMNTGNFGHASTAISSDSSRRLDMSAACEKQPPVEGDNQKLEGAIVQLLADCMVDSKENIDDNFIASFRDRNLDPVKLLGRIVSSCLEGKVQNKIPKMQMKIKNLFEERCSSPPQSTFKPLEDISALENFKGRRALLRKGNCNHRHLFKMQEKELLDLRALWSSTKKEFEYLQSQLQRDLKDLEYQVQEMSSAASGYYRVVKENRNLYNMVQDLKGNIRVYCRIRPSFSPETKNIIDFIGEDGTLVILDPLKPQKEGKKVFQFNRVFGPTATQDEVFKDTQPLIRSVMDGYNVCIFAYGQTGSGKTHTMSGPPGGSMKDRGINYLALNYLFQLSNKRKDMINYDIHVQMVEIYNEQVRDLLAEDSSTTKLEIRSCTSDNGFCLPDATMRTVKSTTEVLNLMKFGEVNRAVSSTAINNRSSRSHSVLTVHVHGEDTSGNILRSCLHLVDLAGSERVDKSEVTGDRLKEAQYINKSLSCLGDVIMALAQKNSHIPYRNSKLTLLLQDSLGGHAKTLMFAHVSPEEDSFGETVSTLKFAQRVSTVELGVARLNRESRDVMQLKEQIESLKKALAKKEAQSMQLNKTKEPKSPCEKPRAVVERTPPRPRRLSIENIDTKTEKQMNIEDRKETPSVPTRSRRLSLEGPRYAKKDNLQIKVSDDGAKPLSSETVSAQKYRHIQDADTVTKPYGHFSNGGSMAMDVSHPKAPRSPTGTNYQKRFLKTDGRTQIPTLQLPKTPEPSILTRNEVQVVIQGPSLSKESQTPNLISSTNGKGSQIRRSLRTIGKLINGSEKRNQQNLMEPRSPIKGAANINEAKTPMTANGRIQRRQSLTGIQASGSDKSRRSSLGGKPTDSNAKDDRNAKTPPPVHPSTKIMKRWL is encoded by the exons ATGGAGGACTGTTCAAGAACTCACCAGTTGCATGATCTCAACTTGGCTTCAAGAAAAGCTGAAGAAGCAG CTTGGAGGCGATACCAAGCTGTCAGTTGGCTGCAGAGCTTGGTCGGCCCGCTCGGCATATCAAACCAGCCTTCGGAGAGGACATTCATTTCTTTCTTGAGAAATGGTCTGGTCCTATGCAATGCCATCAACAAGATTAACCCGGGATCAGTGCCCAAG GTCGTGGAGAATCAATCACATTTACAATCAGTCACCTGGGAATCCCAGCCATTGCCTGCCTATCAGTACTTTGAGAATGTGCGGAACTTTTTGGTGGCTGTGGAAGAGCTGAAGCTGCCTGCTTTTGAAGCATCTGATCTTGAAAGG GATGCATTGGAGGCCGGATCCGTGTCCAAGGTTGTTGATTGCATATTGGCGCTTAAATCATATCATGAATGGAAACAGATGGGCAGCGGGAATGGGTCTTACAGAAGTGCAAAATCTCCTTTGGTCAAGCATTCTGCCAGCAGAATGAACACGGGCAACTTTGGTCATGCCTCAACAGCAATTTCATCGGACTCCTCCAGGCGGTTAGATATGTCTGCAGCATGTGAGAAACAGCCACCTGTTGAGGGTGACAATCAGAAACTTGAAG GGGCTATTGTACAGTTACTTGCTGACTGCATGGTTGACTCAAAGGAAAACATTGATGACAACTTCATTGCTTCCTTCCGGGACAGAAACCTG GATCCAGTAAAGCTATTAGGCAGAATTGTCTCAAGTTGTTTGGAAGGAAAGGTTCAGAACAAGATCCCCAAG ATGCAAatgaagataaaaaatttattcgaAGAAAGATGTAGCTCACCTCCCCAATCAACATTTAAGCCTTTGGAGGATATATCTGCACTTGAAAACTTCAAG GGACGCAGAGCTCTCTTGAGAAAAGGTAACTGCAACCACAGGCATCTatttaaaatgcaagaaaaggAGCTTTTG GATCTTAGGGCCCTTTGGTCATCAACTAAAAAGGAGTTTGAATACTTGCAGTCCCAGTTGCAGAGGGATTTGAAAGACCTGG AATATCAGGTACAGGAAATGTCTTCTGCTGCTAGTGGATATTATAGAGTCGTGAAGGAGAACAGAAATTTATACAACATGGTTCAGGATTTGAAag GGAATATTCGAGTTTACTGCAGGATTCGGCCCTCCTTTAGTCCAGAAACCAAAAacataatagattttattggaGAGGATGGCACGCTTGTGATCTTAGACCCATTAAAGCCCCAAAAAGAGGGAAAGAAAGTTTTTCAGTTTAACAGGGTCTTTGGTCCCACAGCTACCCAAG ATGAAGTTTTTAAGGACACACAACCATTAATTCGGTCTGTAATGGATGGTTACAATGTATGCATTTTTGCTTATGGTCAAACTGGATCTGGAAAAACACATACCATG AGTGGCCCTCCAGGTGGGTCGATGAAAGACAGAGGGATCAATTATCTTGCTCTGAACTATCTCTTCCAGTTGTCTAATAAAAGGAAAGACATGATAAATTATGACATTCATGTCCAGATGGTTGAAATATATAATGAACAAGTACGCGACCTTCTTGCAGAAGATTCATCAACTACCAA GTTAGAAATTCGGAGCTGTACTAGTGATAATGGCTTTTGTCTTCCTGATGCTACTATGCGGACTGTTAAGTCCACCACTGAGGTTCTGAACCTAATGAAATTTGGTGAGGTGAATCGAGCCGTCAGTTCTACTGCAATTAACAACCGAAGTAGTCGTTCTCACAG TGTTCTCACAGTACATGTGCATGGAGAAGATACATCCGGAAACATTCTTCGTAGTTGCCTGCATTTGGTAGACCTTGCAGGAAGTGAACGAGTGGACAAATCTGAAGTTACAGGAGACAGGCTCAAGGAGGCACAGTATATTAACAAGTCTCTTTCTTGTCTAGGAGATGTTATCATGGCATTGGCTCAGAAAAACTCACACATCCCTTACCGAAACAGCAAACTCACACTGCTCTTGCAAGATTCCTTGG GTGGACACGCTAAAACATTGATGTTTGCTCATGTGAGTCCGGAAGAAGATTCTTTTGGTGAAACAGTCAGCACTCTAAAGTTTGCTCAGAGGGTCTCAACTGTTGAACTCGGAGTTGCTCGTCTGAACAGGGAGAGCAGAGACGTTATGCAACTTAAGGAACAG ATTGAGAGCCTAAAGAAGGCGTTGGCAAAAAAGGAAGCTCAGAGTATGCAGTTAAACAAAACAAAGGAACCGAAATCTCCCTGTGAGAAACCAAGAGCAGTGGTTGAGAGAACTCCTCCACGTCCTCGAAGACTGAGCATTGAGAATATTGACACAAAAACTGAGAAACAAATGAATATTGAAGATAGGAAGGAAACCCCTTCTGTGCCAACTCGTTCAAGAAGATTGAGTTTGGAAGGGCCAAGATATGCTAAGAAGGATAATTTGCAGATAAAAGTGTCAGATGATGGAGCAAAGCCTCTCTCATCTGAGACAGTGTCGGCACAGAAGTACAGGCACATTCAAGATGCAGATACGGTCACAAAGCCTTATGGGCATTTTAGCAATGGAGGTTCCATGGCAATGGATGTATCTCATCCTAAGGCTCCCCGAAGTCCTACTGGTACTAACTATCAGAAGCGATTCCTAAAAACAGATGGTAGAACACAAATTCCTACTCTTCAGCTACCAAAGACACCTGAACCATCAATACTCACCAGAAATGAGGTTCAGGTTGTGATACAAGGTCCCAGTCTTTCTAAAGAGTCCCAGACCCCCAACTTGATTAGTAGCACGAATGGTAAAGGGTCTCAAATAAGGAGATCACTGAGGACGATTGGAAAGCTGATAAATGGCTCTGAGAAGAG GAACCAGCAGAACCTGATGGAACCACGCTCACCCATCAAAGGTGCAGCTAATATAAACGAGGCAAAGACACCAATGACAGCTAATGGTAGGATTCAGAGGAGGCAATCCCTAACCGGCATCCAAGCATCAGGATCTGACAAGTCACGAAGATCTTCTCTTGGAGGGAAGCCAACTGACTCTA atgcAAAAGATGATAGGAATGCCAAGACGCCTCCACCAGTCCACCCATCAACAAAGATTATGAAGCGGTGGTTATAG
- the LOC122276193 gene encoding xylan glycosyltransferase MUCI21-like → MVRYHRLHHQWRKGDKHMEEDEEFQALIMDCRTAGCYFKRTRPKLFSLLLLSLLSCCFLFAPHLFNSGSTLSLFDSFRVEKEGTVAHMDANTPMCSSISNGTICCDRSSIRSDICLMKGDIRTQSTSSSVFLYISGDTNGIINFGDEEGDKEIQHDKIKPYTRKWEKSVMDGIDELDLIAKKLQFGNNHHCDVMHDVPAVFFSTGGYTGNVYHEFNDGLLPLFITSQHFNRKVVFVILEYHSWWILKYGDVLSQLSDYPAIDFSGDKRIHCFPEAIVGLRIHDELAVDSSLMEGSKSIVDFRNLLDQAYLPRIMSLIQDEEREAHEKLVHKLSLSPTSSETSTKMEKEVQEDRSEKPKLLILSRNGSRAIINENLLVKMAEKIGFRVEVLRPDRTTELAKIYRALNSTDVMIGVHGAAMTHFLFMKPGSVFIQVIPLGTVWAAETYYGEPARKLGLKYIGYEIVPKESSLYEKYDKDDPVLRDPKSVTQKGWEYTKTIYLDGQNVRLNLGRFRKRLVRAYNYYNVKMNKHVHLQSQYFHVN, encoded by the exons ATGGTGCGCTATCATCGTCTTCATCACCAGTGGAGGAAAGGCGATAAACatatggaagaagatgaggagTTTCAAGCCCTTATCATGGACTGCCGAACTGCTGGTTGTTATTTCAAAAGAACCAGGCCCAAGCTTTTTTCTCTACTGttgctctctcttctctcttgttGCTTTCTATTTGCTCCTCATCTCTTTAACTCAGGATCGACTCTTTCTCTCTTCG ATTCATTCCGAGTTGAAAAGGAAGGCACTGTTGCTCATATGGATGCAAATACTCCCATGTGTTCATCAATCTCAAACG GGACAATATGTTGTGATAGAAGCAGTATTCGTTCTGATATATGCCTGATGAAAGGGGATATAAGAACGCAGTCTACTTCCTCTTCAGTCTTCCTTTACATCTCAGGAGATACCAATGGTATCATTAATTTCGGCGATGAAGAGGGAGACAAGGAAATCCAACACGACAAGATCAAACCGTATACACGGAAATGGGAAAAGAGTGTCATGGACGGCATCGACGAGTTAGACCTTATTGCAAAGAAACTGCAATTTGGTAATAACCACCATTGTGATGTCATGCATGATGTTCCGGCTGTGTTTTTCTCGACGGGGGGATATACGGGTAATGTTTATCACGAATTCAATGATGGGCTTCTACCATTGTTCATTACTTCACAGCATTTCAACAGGAAGGTTGTGTTTGTCATTCTTGAATACCATAGCTGGTGGATTCTTAAATATGGAGATGTGCTTTCTCAACTCTCTGATTATCCAGCAATAGATTTTAGTGGGGACAAGAGAATTCATTGCTTCCCAGAAGCCATTGTTGGCCTGAGAATCCATGATGAGCTCGCCGTGGATTCATCGTTGATGGAGGGGAGTAAGAGCATTGTTGATTTTCGAAATCTTTTAGACCAAGCTTACTTGCCCAGAATTATGAGTTTGATCCAAGACGAGGAACGAGAAGCGCACGAGAAACTGGTGCACAAGCTTTCTTTGTCCCCAACATCATCAGAAACCTCAACGAAAATGGAAAAGGAAGTGCAAGAGGATCGATCAGAGAAGCCTAAACTACTGATTTTGTCGCGGAATGGATCCAGAGCGATAATTAACGAGAATTTGTTAGTGAAAATGGCAGAGAAGATCGGGTTTCGAGTTGAAGTGTTGAGGCCCGACCGGACAACAGAATTGGCAAAGATTTATAGGGCACTTAATTCAACCGATGTCATGATTGGGGTGCACGGGGCAGCCATGacacattttcttttcatgaaacCTGGCTCTGTCTTTATTCAAGTTATTCCACTTGGAACTGTATGGGCAGCAGAGACATATTATGGGGAACCGGCAAGGAAGCTTGGTTTGAAGTATATTGGCTATGAAATCGTGCCTAAAGAGAGCTCGTTGTATGAAAAATACGATAAAGATGATCCGGTTCTTAGAGACCCAAAGAGCGTTACTCAAAAGGGATGGGAATACACGAAAACTATCTATCTTGATGGCCAAAATGTGAGACTGAACCTCGGAAGATTTAGGAAGCGTTTGGTTCGCGCTTATAACTACTACAATGTTAAAATGAACAAGCATGTTCATCTCCAATCACA GTATTTTCACGTGAACTGA